One Pochonia chlamydosporia 170 chromosome 5, whole genome shotgun sequence DNA segment encodes these proteins:
- a CDS encoding amp-dependent synthetase ligase (similar to Colletotrichum gloeosporioides Nara gc5 XP_007276892.1) has protein sequence MGLLESLDSSITDLLSQWNGYSTALATTLVILVTYRIMSATEPDAHPLLLARQSMSSSVRNEGESAVYRSQSAPHGMPLNAGLNVKDPGAPKFSRGRDGDLRDVWRKAVSGDATARGRLLTVLGSENVVEHKMEEINRQINIIGRYVAEQGSIKVAIYLPNSIEHLITLLACSFYPNLTAVLIPFDVSDSELISMLRRSAVDTVVTATGSFPLDTVVKAYPSLRQLIWVVDEGSRHMDWNDVPEGMGSAVNVTTWQDLLNDTPAAAATELPSSDDKANAPGDIVTFWQGKQGELEEMVRFTQANVVSGISGQIAAIPSRERLTQADLFLPADSLSNMYTLTLTLAALHSNASVAFNSVAGRSPDLVLATQGVAPTVIVASPATLLRTHEESTRRLGGGLGKLSHSLATNTLTQRGVHAATNVLSAFAAGARPHVGTTPGKLRLVYVAERVGGDTPLLSSQVVSDLRVYLGARLVYALTAARVAGSVAQTALFDYRITPNVKAHFGVPPSSVEIYLKDMGAHKTTDDIIEGEIVARGPCVSGGEARLGVAGKLNDDNTLSYV, from the exons ATGGGTCTGCTCGAATCGCTCGACTCATCCATCACGGATCTCCTCTCACAATGGAATGGCTATTCAACGGCCCTGGCGACCACGCTCGTCATTCTCGTAACCTACCGCATCATGTCTGCCACCGAACCCGATGCTCACCCGCTGCTGCTTGCCAGACAGTCTATGTCATCGTCGGTCCGTAACGAAGGCGAAAGTGCCGTATATCGTTCGCAGTCTGCACCGCATGGCATGCCTTTGAACGCTGGTTTGAATGTCAAGGATCCTGGCGCGCCTAAGTTCTCCCGTGGGCGGGATGGCGACTTGCGAGATGTCTGGAGAAAGGCAGTGAGCGGGGACGCCACTGCTCGAGGGCGTTTGCTAACTGTATTGGGATCAGAGAACGTGGTTGAACACAAGATGG AAGAAATCAACCGCCAGATCAACATTATCGGTCGATACGTTGCTGAACAAGGCTCTATCAAGGTTGCCATCTATCTCCCCAACTCCATCGAGCATCTCATTACTTTGCTCGCATGCTCGTTCTACCCGAACCTCACGGCGGTCCTCATTCCCTTTGATGTAAGCGACTCGGAACTCATCTCCATGCTGCGTCGCTCCGCCGTCGACACCGTCGTCACTGCCACAGGCTCATTCCCGCTCGATACCGTGGTCAAAGCGTATCCATCCCTCCGGCAGCTCATTTGGGTCGTGGATGAGGGCAGCCGTCACATGGATTGGAATGACGTCCCCGAGGGCATGGGCTCTGCCGTCAACGTAACCACCTGGCAGGATCTCTTAAACGACACACCCGCGGCCGCTGCAACCGAGCTTCCTTCATCTGATGACAAGGCAAACGCCCCTGGTGATATTGTGACATTctggcaaggcaagcaaggCGAATTGGAAGAAATGGTGCGCTTCACACAGGCGAATGTGGTGTCCGGCATATCTGGCCAAATTGCGGCCATACCAAGCCGGGAACGTCTCACACAAGCCGACCTGTTCCTCCCAGCCGACTCGCTCTCTAACATGTACACGTTGACACTAACACTCGCGGCATTGCACTCCAACGCGTCAGTGGCATTTAATTCCGTAGCCGGCCGATCACCAGATCTCGTCCTCGCCACACAGGGTGTAGCGCCCACGGTCATTGTCGCCAGCCCAGCAACCTTGCTGCGAACCCATGAAGAATCCACCCGCCGCCTGGGTGGTGGTCTCGGCAAGCTGTCACACTCCCTGGCTACCAACACTCTTACACAACGTGGTGTCCATGCTGCAACTAACGTTTTGTCTGCTTTCGCTGCCGGGGCACGGCCTCATGTGGGCACGACACCAGGCAAGTTGCGCCTTGTGTACGTAGCCGAGCGTGTTGGTGGCGATACACCACTCCTTTCATCACAGGTAGTGTCCGATTTGAGAGTGTACCTTGGCGCAAGGCTCGTGTATGCCCTGACGGCGGCGAGAGTTGCTGGCTCCGTTGCACAAACTGCCCTGTTTGATTACAGAATCACACCCAACGTCAAGGCTCATTTCGGTGTCCCACCGTCCTCGGTTGAGATTTACCTCAAAGACATGGGCGCGCACAAGACTACGGATGATATCATTGAAGGCGAG ATTGTGGCACGTGGACCCTGTGTTTCTGGTGGTGAAGCTCGCCTTGGGGTTGCTGGAAAGCTCAATGATGACAATACCCTGTCCTATGTGTAG
- a CDS encoding heterokaryon incompatibility (similar to Cordyceps militaris CM01 XP_006668353.1), which translates to MKKLSRILSRRRPDDADSDSERHRRRAGTPTAAGASGSGSGSGPPATGFHQLPSSSRRGTGSKVALGRTHRELRNGVSGGCIVADGSLDANASNSHIHIHINVRDDASSGISDASEQSARKQFLTKTCPRCVAIDFPQLLDWKQGQPRPWVPLSHVLVPPPSLPPSPPADADVPGMKGQTPPGAPQCPFCVFFRAMIGPIPAVGDGTAKFHPYLRIRQAFERLDGVGERHELAGSVLMEVMTKKKSLPWGYLLKAEEGEDDGMATYLAGDGEKARIRGRLVSPMINPALPRAWLDYCSTNHVGAGCTAPVKAVEGLRLIDCNEMRVVAADEVEHRGLGKMEYLTLSYVWSQTGLDSSPDMPFDHSALLLDSDGHLPESVPSLFADAIAFTTTLGFQYLWIDRFCLQVSPLERRKQIDLMGEIYSRSSLTLIIAAEDTTLTGIPGLSTPREDQLSLKTKTGLYTTSLIRPDLEVASSKWASRAWTFQEGLLSRRRLIFTPSQIYFQCRTLHCHESISLPLRLAPSVTLGRIFPIGDGCPKQSGQFKDLIKAYMCRDLTNNEERLDAFKALLGEYARMDGLAVKHFLGLPLFHPDDFVTSRVVSETDRLATSLGWICDWTGSFETPTEPSCYRTNSFPSWTWLAWNLREGLTPVDNRFSFNLVGNTSPILDGVSAAPRMEISVGFKDGMVLSWEIDGDAIARKDDAITFLRLETFCFDLSFTVDPDTRLAKLKDVALSRGNRALVEAMVSASLTSEQKGMDPKREFKCLGVLVSGRRWKEDDCAATALICARTAWEEEGPWVRLGAVAIECESFAGDGDNDGVLKGIDVDEGEKKDLVVQLRELDLY; encoded by the coding sequence atgaagaagctttcGCGGATACTGTCTCGGCGACGGCCGGACGATGCAGATTCGGACTCGGAGCGGCATCGACGGCGCGCAGGCACGCctactgctgctggtgcttcgggatctggatctggatctggacCTCCGGCCACGGGATTTCACCAGCTACCGTCTAGTTCGCGACGAGGCACAGGCAGCAAAGTTGCGTTGGGGAGGACACATCGCGAGTTGAGGAACGGTGTAAGCGGCGGGTGCATCGTGGCGGATGGGTCTCttgatgcaaatgcaagcaacagccacattCACATACACATCAATGTCCGGGATGATGCGTCGTCGGGAATAAGCGACGCCTCCGAGCAGAGCGCGCGGAAACAGTTTCTCACAAAGACGTGCCCGCGATGCGTGGCCATTGACTTCCCACAGCTGCTGGACTGGAAACAAGGGCAGCCGAGGCCGTGGGTGCCGCTTTCGCATGTTCTTGTTCCGCCGCCTAGTTTgccgccatcaccgccgGCGGATGCAGACGTCCCAGGGATGAAGGGTCAGACGCCGCCTGGTGCGCCGCAGTGTCCCTTTTGCGTCTTCTTTAGAGCCATGATTGGGCCTATTCCGGCTGTGGGCGATGGCACGGCCAAGTTTCATCCGTATTTGCGCATTCGGCAGGCGTTTGAGCGGTTggatggcgttggggagAGGCATGAGCTTGCGGGTtcggtgttgatggaggtcatgaccaagaagaagagcttgcCGTGGGGATATTTGCTcaaggcggaggagggcgaAGATGACGGCATGGCAACGTACTTGGCTGGGGATggggagaaggcgaggatACGGGGACGATTGGTGTCGCCGATGATCAATCCCGCGCTGCCGAGGGCATGGTTGGATTATTGCAGTACGAATCATGTAGGAGCTGGATGTACGGCGCCAGTGAAGGCTGTCGAAGGTTTGCGGTTGATTGATTGCAATGAGATGCGTGTCGTTGCAGCAGACGAAGTTGAGCATCGTGGCTTGGGGAAGATGGAATATCTCACATTGAGCTACGTCTGGTCGCAGACGGGGCTAGATTCATCGCCTGATATGCCGTTCGACCACTCTGCATTATTACTTGACTCGGATGGACACTTGCCAGAAAGTGTGCCGTCGTTGTTCGCCGACGCCATcgccttcaccaccaccctcgGCTTCCAATATCTATGGATCGACCGCTTCTGCCTACAAGTCTCCCCGCTGGAACGCAGAAAGCAAATCGATCTCATGGGCGAGATATACTCTCGCTCATCACTAACTCTCATCATCGCCGCAGAAGACACCACCCTCACCGGCATCCCAGGCCTCAGCACCCCACGCGAAGACCAACTCTCCTTGAAGACCAAAACCGGCCTCTACACAACCTCACTCATCCGCCCAGATCTCGAAGTCGCATCCTCAAAATGGGCCTCCCGCGCATGGACATTCCAAGAAGGCCTCCTCTCGCGCCGCCGACTAATCTTTACCCCGTCCCAGATATACTTCCAGTGCCGCACACTCCACTGCCACGAGTCCATCTCCCTCCCGCTTCGTCTCGCGCCATCCGTCACCCTCGGCCGCATATTCCCCATCGGTGACGGCTGTCCCAAGCAGTCCGGCCAGTTCAAGGACCTCATCAAAGCTTACATGTGTCGCGATCTGACTAATAACGAGGAACGGCTCGATGCCTTCAAGGCACTGCTCGGAGAATACGCGCGCATGGACGGCCTCGCGGTGAAACATTTCCTCGGCCTGCCACTGTTTCATCCCGACGATTTCGTAACGAGTAGGGTTGTCAGCGAAACTGATCGTCTGGCCACCAGCTTAGGGTGGATCTGTGATTGGACGGGGTCATTCGAAACACCAACCGAGCCCTCATGTTACAGAACGAATTCCTTCCCTTCATGGACGTGGCTGGCTTGGAACCTTCGAGAAGGGCTTACGCCGGTGGATAACAGATTCTCCTTTAATCTCGTCGGCAACACGTCCCCCATTCTAGATGGTGTTTCTGCTGCCCCTCGGATGGAGATCTCTGTCGGGTTCAAGGACGGCATGGTTTTGTCCTGGGAGATTGACGGGGACGCTATAGCCCGCAAAGATGACGCTATTACGTTTCTGCGATTGGAGACGTTTTGCTTCGACCTCAGCTTTACCGTTGATCCGGACACACGGCTGGCGAAGTTGAAGGACGTGGCTCTGTCGAGGGGTAATAGGGCGCTCGTGGAGGCAATGGTTTCTGCGTCGTTGACATCGGAGCAAAAAGGGATGGATCCGAAGCGggagttcaaatgtttgggAGTTCTTGTTTCGGGACGGCGTTGGAAGGAGGACGATTGTGCAGCTACGGCATTGATATGTGCGAGGACTGCttgggaagaagaaggaccgTGGGTACGGCTCGGCGCCGTGGCTATTGAGTGTGAATCTTTTGCGGGGGATGGTGATAATGACGGAGTTTTGAAAGGGATAGACGTGGATGAGGGCGAGAAAAAGGACCTGGTGGTCCAGTTACGAGAACTTGATTTGTATTAG